A genomic stretch from Nitrobacter winogradskyi Nb-255 includes:
- the phoU gene encoding phosphate signaling complex protein PhoU, producing MAFEHTAKAFDDDLQELTRLVSEMGGLAERQIVESLDALIRRDTTLGDRVVAADSEIDQLQRMIEERAVLTIARRQPMAVDLREIVGAMRVAIDLERIGDLAKNMGKRVVAIDSDFRPLKLIRGLEHMTDLVRSQVKSVLDAYAAHDLPAAMAVWKGDEEVDAICTSLFRELLTYMMEDPRNIGFCIHLMFCAKNIERIGDHATNIAETVFYMIEGQQILDKRPKGDMTGFASAAPGN from the coding sequence ATGGCTTTTGAACACACCGCAAAGGCTTTCGACGACGATCTCCAGGAGCTGACGCGGCTGGTTTCCGAAATGGGCGGACTGGCTGAACGGCAGATCGTGGAGTCGCTGGACGCGCTGATCCGCCGCGACACCACCCTGGGTGATCGCGTGGTGGCCGCCGATTCCGAGATCGACCAGTTGCAGCGCATGATCGAGGAGCGCGCCGTGCTCACCATCGCGCGGCGGCAGCCGATGGCCGTGGATCTGCGCGAGATCGTCGGCGCCATGCGGGTCGCGATCGATCTGGAGCGCATCGGCGATCTCGCCAAGAACATGGGCAAGCGCGTGGTCGCGATCGACAGCGATTTCCGTCCGCTGAAACTGATCCGCGGTCTTGAGCATATGACCGATCTGGTGCGGTCACAGGTCAAGTCGGTGCTCGACGCCTACGCGGCGCACGACCTGCCTGCGGCAATGGCGGTCTGGAAAGGGGACGAGGAGGTGGATGCGATCTGCACCTCCCTGTTCCGCGAGCTCCTGACGTACATGATGGAAGACCCGCGCAACATCGGGTTCTGTATTCACCTGATGTTCTGCGCCAAGAATATCGAGCGGATCGGCGACCACGCCACCAATATCGCGGAGACGGTGTTCTACATGATCGAGGGTCAGCAGATCCTCGACAAGCGTCCCAAGGGGGACATGACAGGTTTCGCATCGGCGGCTCCGGGAAACTGA
- the pstA gene encoding phosphate ABC transporter permease PstA, translated as MNPIYASRRRKDIIVRALCFLAAAFGVSWLGLILFTLFYNGLAGMSWQLFIQNTPPPGASEGGLLNAVVGSLIMTVIGVGVGAPIGMFAGTYLAEYGKHDRLSPVIRFINDILLSAPSIIIGLFIYGAVVVPMGGFSALAGSLALAVIVIPVVVRTTEDMLNLVPNSLREAASALGLPRSLVIRRIAYRAARTGLITGVLLATARVAGETAPLLFTALSNQFFSLDLTSPVANLPVTINNFVQSPYVYWKQLAWSAALLITLAVLALNIGARLIGSERTAK; from the coding sequence ATGAATCCGATTTATGCTTCCCGCCGCCGCAAAGACATCATCGTCCGCGCCCTGTGCTTTCTCGCCGCCGCGTTCGGCGTCTCCTGGCTTGGGCTCATTCTGTTCACGCTGTTCTATAACGGCCTCGCCGGCATGAGTTGGCAGCTTTTCATCCAGAACACCCCGCCGCCAGGCGCTTCCGAAGGGGGCCTGCTGAACGCCGTCGTCGGCTCGCTCATCATGACCGTGATCGGTGTGGGCGTGGGCGCGCCGATCGGGATGTTCGCGGGCACCTACCTTGCCGAATACGGCAAGCACGATCGCCTCTCGCCGGTTATTCGTTTCATCAACGACATCCTTCTCAGTGCGCCTTCGATCATCATCGGTTTGTTCATCTACGGAGCGGTCGTGGTGCCGATGGGAGGCTTCTCGGCGCTCGCGGGCTCGCTTGCGCTCGCCGTGATCGTGATTCCGGTGGTGGTGCGCACCACGGAGGACATGCTGAACCTGGTGCCGAACTCGCTGCGTGAGGCGGCTTCGGCGCTCGGCCTGCCGCGCTCGCTTGTCATCAGGCGCATCGCCTATCGCGCCGCGCGAACCGGCCTGATCACCGGCGTGCTGCTCGCCACCGCGCGAGTCGCCGGCGAGACCGCGCCTCTCCTTTTCACCGCGTTGAGCAATCAGTTCTTCAGCCTCGACCTGACCAGCCCGGTGGCGAACCTTCCCGTCACCATCAACAACTTCGTGCAGAGCCCTTACGTCTACTGGAAGCAACTGGCGTGGAGCGCCGCGCTGCTGATCACCCTGGCCGTGCTGGCGCTGAACATCGGCGCGAGATTGATCGGCTCTGAGAGGACCGCGAAATGA
- a CDS encoding GcrA family cell cycle regulator, giving the protein MTVITWTDDRVEQLKKLWEAGLSASQIAAELGNVTRNAVIGKVHRLGLSGRAKSPSSTVPRTRKARPAQHMVRVSRPVSRGNTALAQAFEVEIEADPIAYDNVVPMSQRRSLLELSEATCHWPVGDPASPEFFFCGGKALTGLPYCAHHSRIAYQPAADRRRQSPKTR; this is encoded by the coding sequence ATGACGGTGATAACCTGGACCGACGACCGCGTCGAACAGCTGAAGAAGCTTTGGGAAGCGGGCCTCTCCGCAAGTCAGATCGCCGCCGAACTCGGCAACGTGACCCGCAACGCGGTGATCGGCAAGGTGCATCGGCTGGGCCTTTCGGGCCGCGCCAAGAGCCCGTCGTCCACCGTGCCCCGGACGCGCAAGGCCCGCCCCGCCCAGCACATGGTGCGGGTGTCCCGCCCTGTCTCCCGGGGCAACACCGCGCTCGCGCAAGCTTTCGAGGTCGAGATCGAAGCAGACCCGATCGCCTACGACAATGTCGTGCCCATGAGCCAGCGGCGATCGCTGCTCGAACTCAGCGAAGCCACCTGCCACTGGCCGGTCGGCGATCCCGCGAGTCCGGAGTTCTTCTTCTGCGGCGGCAAGGCTCTCACCGGCCTTCCCTATTGCGCGCACCACTCACGCATCGCCTATCAGCCCGCCGCCGACCGCCGCCGCCAATCGCCGAAGACGCGGTAA
- the phoB gene encoding phosphate regulon transcriptional regulator PhoB — protein sequence MGARILVVEDEEALTTLLRYNLEAEGYEVETVVRGDEADTRLKERVPDLVVLDWMLPGLSGIELCRRLRARSDTRQLPIIMLTARGEESERVRGLATGADDYVVKPFSVPELLARVKSLLRRASPARLASVLSFGDIELDRDRHRVVRSGRPIDLGPTEYRLLEFFLEHPGRVFSREQLLDSVWGRDVYIDERTVDVHIGRLRKLLNPDGELDPIRTVRGAGYALDEQFASRTE from the coding sequence ATGGGTGCACGCATTCTGGTAGTTGAAGACGAGGAAGCGTTGACGACGCTGCTGCGCTACAATCTTGAAGCGGAAGGGTACGAGGTCGAAACGGTCGTGCGGGGTGACGAGGCGGATACGCGGCTGAAAGAGCGCGTTCCCGACCTTGTGGTGCTGGACTGGATGCTGCCGGGCCTGTCCGGCATCGAGCTGTGCCGCCGGCTGCGGGCCCGCTCCGACACCAGGCAGCTTCCGATCATCATGCTCACCGCGCGCGGCGAGGAGAGCGAGCGGGTGCGGGGGCTCGCGACCGGCGCGGACGACTACGTGGTCAAGCCGTTCTCGGTGCCGGAACTCCTGGCGAGGGTGAAAAGCCTGCTGCGGCGCGCGAGCCCGGCGCGGCTGGCGTCTGTCCTGAGCTTTGGCGACATAGAACTCGACCGCGACCGGCACCGTGTCGTGCGCTCCGGCCGTCCGATCGATCTTGGCCCGACCGAGTATCGGTTGCTGGAGTTTTTTCTCGAGCATCCCGGCCGGGTGTTCAGCCGCGAGCAATTGCTCGACAGCGTCTGGGGCCGTGATGTCTATATCGACGAGCGCACCGTCGACGTTCACATCGGTCGGCTGCGCAAGCTGCTCAATCCTGACGGCGAGCTGGATCCGATCCGCACGGTGCGCGGCGCGGGTTACGCACTTGACGAGCAGTTCGCAAGCAGGACCGAGTAA
- the pstB gene encoding phosphate ABC transporter ATP-binding protein PstB — protein sequence MTTVSTAAASGPAVPPPRIDPDVPAKVAARNLNFYYGQHHALKNINLSIAANRVTAFIGPSGCGKSTLLRIFNRMYDLYPGQRVEGRVLLDDTDILDPKLDLNLLRARVGMVFQKPTPFPMTIYENIAFGIRLYEKLPKSEMDSRVEKALRDGALWTEVKDKLNASGLSLSGGQQQRLCIARTVAVRPEVILFDEPCSALDPISTAKVEELIDELKTHYTIAIVTHNMQQAARVSDYTSFMYLGEMIEFGPTDKLFTSPSDRRTQDYITGRFG from the coding sequence ATGACCACCGTTTCCACCGCCGCCGCGTCGGGCCCGGCTGTTCCCCCACCGAGGATCGATCCGGATGTGCCGGCGAAGGTCGCAGCCCGTAATCTCAATTTCTATTACGGCCAGCATCACGCGCTGAAGAACATCAACCTGTCGATCGCCGCCAATCGCGTGACGGCCTTCATCGGCCCGTCGGGTTGTGGAAAGTCGACCCTGCTTCGCATCTTCAACCGCATGTACGACCTCTACCCCGGCCAGCGCGTCGAAGGACGGGTGTTACTGGATGACACCGACATCCTGGACCCCAAGCTCGATCTCAATCTTCTGCGTGCGCGGGTCGGCATGGTGTTTCAGAAGCCGACGCCGTTTCCGATGACGATCTATGAGAACATCGCGTTCGGCATCCGCCTGTACGAGAAGCTGCCGAAATCGGAAATGGACAGCCGGGTGGAGAAGGCGTTGCGGGACGGCGCCTTGTGGACCGAGGTCAAGGACAAGCTCAACGCAAGCGGGCTCAGCCTCTCCGGCGGTCAGCAGCAGCGCCTTTGCATCGCCCGCACGGTTGCGGTCCGGCCGGAAGTGATCCTGTTCGATGAGCCGTGCTCCGCGCTCGACCCGATCTCGACGGCCAAGGTTGAAGAGCTGATCGACGAACTTAAAACGCATTACACGATCGCGATCGTCACCCACAACATGCAGCAGGCGGCGCGCGTATCGGATTACACCTCGTTCATGTATCTCGGCGAGATGATCGAGTTCGGCCCGACTGACAAGCTGTTCACATCGCCGTCTGATCGCCGCACCCAGGATTACATCACCGGCCGTTTCGGCTGA